A genomic stretch from Psilocybe cubensis strain MGC-MH-2018 chromosome 1, whole genome shotgun sequence includes:
- a CDS encoding Glutathione transporter 1 yields MDAYKLEEGTHYSSAAERVDTSSLRIRPAPDVPQDIFDDDLQSKFIQEHLNDPNFDLHKNYPPSFVSDNEHGPTPPYERDSKKLDYSDADSHYSTSRAESRVSTAIEFDDESPYPEVRAAVASVDDPTMPVNTFRMWFLGILLSLLTSGFNQIFSMRYPSVYITGIVAQLVSLPLGRGLAAILPTTVFNTFGYKWSLNPGPFTIKEHVCITVMANVVWGGAYSTEVVLSQRVFYGQKTPMSYQILLALGSQIIGFSLGGLLRQFVVWPSSMIWPGALVNSALFNTLHKNYGKRDRGHITRERFFVIAMICSFIWYWIPGFLFTALSMFNWVCWIAPNNIVVNALFGTNTGLGMSMLSFDWSMIAFIGSPLVTPWWSQMNTGVAFIIMFWFIAPILYFTNVWNSAFFPISAPVTFDNTGAPYQAIQIITDGVFDLAKYQAYSPVFLTTTLALAYGIAFAAFPAVFVHTFLWFRKDIVRRFRSSLKDERDVHSRLMLAYREVPAWWYGLVGIIAFAFFCTAIEIVPTQLPIWAAVVGIILASILAIPLAMLQAITNQQVPTQVMHELIAGYMLPGKPIANIIFKTIAFITSNQAVNFAGDLKLGHYMKIPPRIMFMIQVVASIVACIWVTLIQDWMLNNVEDICTPGQKQGFRCPGSTTFYSASVIWGAVGPRRLFSPGAPYSGLLWFFPVGILAPIPFYFLARRFPLSFYRYVNIPVFFAGLAAMPPASGINYASWVLAGFIFNYVIRRFHFRWWMRYNYILSAALDAGAVFAMVVLFFAFGLPKTGGIELNWWGNTVWQNTADANGIPFKAMPDSGFVGPSTWS; encoded by the exons GACAACGAGCACGGCCCTACTCCTCCCTACGAACGAGACTCGAAGAAGCTCGACTACTCCGATGCTGATTCTCACTACTCAACGTCGAGAGCGGAATCTAGGGTGTCAACGGCAATTGAATTCGATGA TGAATCACCATATCCAGAAGTTCGAGCAGCTGTGGCCAGTGTTGATGATCCTACCATGCCCGTTAATACCTTCCGGATGTGGTTCTTGGGTATCCTTTTATCGCTTTTGACTTCTGGCTTCAACCAAATCTTTTCTATGAGAT ATCCTTCCGTCTACATCACAGGAATCGTTGCACAGCTTGTATCTCTTCCTTTGGGACGCGGTCTTGCAGCTATCCTTCCGACCACCGTCTTCAATACCTTTGGCTACAAGTGGTCACTCAACCCAGGACCATTCACCATCAAGGAGCACGTTTGTATCACTGTCATGGCCAATGTTGTATGGGGAGGCGCCTACTCCACCGAAGTAGTCCTCAGTCAGCGGGTCTTCTATGGCCAAAAAACTCCCATGAGCTATCAGATTCTCCTCGCTCTCGGGTCACAAATCATTGGATTCTCTTTGGGTGGTCTTCTTCGCCAGTTTGTTGTATGGCCTTCGAGCATGATCTGGCCTGGTGCTTTGGTCAACTCCGCCTTGTTCAACACGCTTCATAAAAATTACGGAAAGCGTGATCGCGGCCACATCACCCGCGAACGTTTCTTCGTCATTGCCATGATTTGCAGCTTCATTTGGTACTGGATTCCCGGATTCCTGTTTACCGCCCTCAGCATGTTTAACTGGGTTTGCTGGATTGCACCCAACAACATTGTTGTCAATGCGTTATTTGGTACCAACACCGGTTTGGGTATGAGTATGCTCAGTTTTGACTGGTCAATGATCGCTTTCATTGGTAGTCCTCTCGTCACACCC TGGTGGTCTCAAATGAACACTGGTGTTGCATTTATTATCATGTTTTGGTTTATCGCTCCAATCCTTTACT TTACCAACGTTTGGAACTCAGCATTCTTCCCAATATCCGCCCCAGTAACTTTCGACAACACTGGAGCACCGTATCAAGCTATTCAGATCATTACCGACGGTGTCTTTGATCTCGCAAAATATCAAGCTTATTCACCTGTCTTCTTGACAACCACACTGGCTTTGGCGTACGGTATCGCATTTGCCGCTTTCCCCGCTGTCTTTGTTCACACTTTCC TATGGTTCCGCAAGGATATCGTGCGACGATTCCGAAGCTCTTTGAAAGACGAGCGAGACGTCCACTCGCGCCTTATGTTGGCGTATCGCGAGGTTCCTGCCTGGTGGTATGGTCTCGTCGGTATAATAGCCTTCGCCTTTTTCTGCACCGCCATCGAGATTGTTCCCACTCAATTGCCAATCTGGGCTGCAGTTGTCGGTATCATCCTTGCTTCGATCCTCGCCATCCCTCTCGCCATGCTCCAAGCCATCACCAACCAACAAGTTCCGACCCAGGTCATGCACGAACTCATCGCTGGTTATATGCTTCCCGGAAAACCTATTGCGAATATCATCTTCAAGACCATTGCTTTCATTACTTCCAATCAAGCCGTTAACTTTGCTGGCGACCTTAAACTTGGACATTACATGAAGATCCCCCCTAGAATCATGTTTATGATTCAGGTTGTCGCGTCCATCGTGGCGTGCATCTGGGTTACTCTCATTCAAGACTGGATGTTGAACAACGTCGAAGATATTTGCACTCCCGGTCAAAAACAGGGATTCCGCTGCCCGGGTTCGACGACCTTCTATAGCGCCTCTGTCATCTGGGGCGCCGTTGGTCCTCGTCGTCTCTTCAGCCCAGGCGCGCCTTACTCTGGCCTGCTCTGGTTCTTCCCTGTCGGTATCCTTGCACCCATCCCATTCTACTTCCTCGCTCGCCGCTTCCCCTTGTCGTTTTACCGATATGTCAATATCCCCGTCTTCTTTGCTGGTCTCGCTGCCATGCCTCCCGCTTCCGGAATTAATTATGCATCCTGGGTGCTTGCCGGCTTTATCTTCAACTACGTTATCCGCCGCTTCCATTTCAGGTGGTGGATGCGCTATAACTACATTCTTTCTGCCGCTCTTGACGCAGGGGCCGTATTTGCGATGGTCGTTTTGTTTTTCGCATTTGGTCTCCCAAAGACAGGCGGAATTGAACTCAACTGGTGGGGAAATAC TGTATGGCAAAATACCGCAGATGCCAATGGTATTCCTTTCAAAGCGATGCCCGACTCTGGCTTCGTCGGTCCTTCGACATGGTCCTAG